GTTGAAGAGGAATTCGATTCCTGAAAGACCCAATTCTTGTAAGGTTTCCAACTTCGGAGTTCTTCCGATCGGGGTTTCAAGAACATGCCTCCCTTCATCTTCCATTCGTTCTTTCACCGTTACGTCTATGGCTAAGAACAATAATCACGATAGTTCATCATCCCCTTCTTCTGGTAtgcctttcttttcttctcatgCAAATTTAGGAAGAATCATGGCTTTTGactttcttttttgaaaaagaaaatttcagtCATTAGTTCTgtgtaatttgtaatttatatgtttggGTTCTTGAAGCTACTTCTTGTTGAATTCTTGAACGTGATTAAGGATGATTACCCTATGTTTGGATTGGATTGGAGTGAGTGAGGGGAAGGGAAAGTAAGGTGTTATTTTGAAACTTATGGAACAATGGTAAACTCATAAAGATCACTGATTTGATATACTAGTCTTAATTGTGGAATTGTTTATTGGGATTTCAGTTTGTTCTATTCTAtggaatatttattattgccaCAGGTAAtgttattgtattaaaatttaagttattttagggtgggtttggatgggcgattgggtgcggtgcggtgcgtttagtttactttttgtctcacactacagtatcgctacaataATTAATATCACCGctaccgctatttttacactaacagcaggtaaacgcaccgcccatccaaactcacccttagtccAACTGTTGAAGCTTTTTCTCAAATCCTTCCAAATGTGATTTCAACTGTTTGTTGTGTCACTTTTTAAAGAATGGTAAGTAATAAGGACGTACAAATCTGTTCTTTTCGTACACTATGTTTGGTTGGAAGGAAGCTCATGTATCTATTCTTTTTTCCCCATCTTGTTCTATATCTAAAATAAGCATTAGTTcatttagattttctttttttttttgtagggGGGGTGATTTAAAGGTGGGTGTGggggtttttagggtttgaacCATGCTTTTATGTCTCACAAGCCTCATGTGGCTAGGCCAAGAGATCATTGCCTAAATTCATTTAGATTTGGTGAATACTCTCACTGCaacttttcctttaattttggCCTTATATAATTTATTGGTCCCTCATTCCTTCTTTGTTTCCTTGTTTCATCTTGTTATTATGACTTGGTGTAACATACCAATACATAAGTTGGCATTTTAGAGTTCTTGCAATTTGAATTTTTACGTAGTTATTGAATGTTTGTGGTAATTTATCCAGGAAATGGTGATCAATCTATTCCTGACCGGGACAGTTCAAGAAGAAATAATTCTTCAGAGAGCAATAAATCTAATGGTGATGCTTCTCAGAAGTTCCTTGATGTAAACACAAACTGGAGGGAGTTCAGAGCAATGCTATATAACAACTACCAGGTGATGTTTTTCTTCTATGTACCTGATGCTTCTCCAATATTGAGGGATCTTGCTTGGATTCAGTTGTGTGTTGGCTATTTCAATAGTTCTGTCTTCTTCTTTATATTCAGTTTATTATACTGTTTTCTTCTTGGATTCACAAGATAGCCGAAGGTCCAATGTCAATAACTTCCATTTTATGATTCTTCTCATTAGTTAAGACATTACTAGAGAAAAACCATTACGATTTCATATAGCGTATTAATTAGATTAGTTATTATGTTCTTACTCttcattttcattgaaataccTGTGTTTGGAATTGGTGTCTGAGACCTTGGTGTGACTGTATGAGGATATGACTCAAAGGATCCCTCAAATACATGGAAGAAAAATTGACTATACCCTTGTTGGAAAGAATCCCGTATTTGACACTAACATCCAAGTCCAAGTTGATATAGATGTCTAATTTTGTAAACTTGAAGCTGAATCTGGTCATATTGGTAGAACTCTATTgcttttttatcattttctgcCTTGGATATGCTGCATTTGGAAGCAAAACCTGTATGCTTAATTGCAGGGTTATTATTAGGTTTTTTCGATGTCAATTGACCTTTTAGGAACATGACAAGCATTGCAAGTGATGTGCAGAAAATTTGGATGCTCTATAGAGACATTTTAACTTTTGTGTAAATTTTTAACAGGTGGAAAAGACAGATTCCGTTGCTCAAGGTGGGACACCTCATGTGTCAAAACCTCTTGGCCCGAAATGGGCTCACCCACTTTCAGTGCCAGAGACTGGCTGTGTTCTTCTTGCCACTGAGAAGCTTGATGGAGTTCGCACCTTTGAACGCACGGTGGTTCTGCTTCTCAGATCTGGAACCAGACATCCACAAGAAGGGCCATTTGGGGTTGTTATCAATCGCCCACTTCACAAGAAGATCAAACACATGAAACCCAATAATAATGAATTAGCCACTACTTTTGCTGACTGTTCCCTGCACTTTGGGGGGCCTCTTGAAGCGAGtatgtttcttttaaaagtgGGAAAAAAGTCGAAGATTGGTGGGTTCGAAGAGGTGATTCCTGGCCTCTGTTTCGGTGCTCGAAATAGTTTGGACGAAGCTGCAGAGCTGGTGAAGAGAGGAACACTCAAGTCAGAGGATTTCAAGTTCTTCGTGGGGTATGCAGGATGGCAGCTGGATCAGTTGAGAGAGGAAATCGAATCAGATTATTGGCATGTGGCTGCATGTAGCCCGCATCTGATATTCGGAGATTCTTCTGACAGTTGGTCAGAAAGCTTGTGGAAGGAGATTTTGCAGGAAATGGGTGGTCACTACTCAGAATTAAGCAGGAAGCCTAAGGAAGATATATAGTGGGGGGTACCTAACAGGTAAAAATGTAATCACCTAATGGATGAATATAGAATTAAGATGTTGGGTATTGAATCAGGTATTTCTTAAACTATAGATGTACAGAATATTATTAACTGCCTTCTTTAGTCAATTGatcttctttcttctcttttcagAGTCTGCTATCTAACCCTAAAACCAGGAAAATACTAAtcattcttcttttctcttctcttcaaGAATCATCTGGTCTTGTGGTATATTGTATATACCGAGAACTGGGCGATTAATGATccaatagaaaataattaaaaatgaaaacatttttacaaaaaatcagtttgtgttttttttaataaaatgataaaatttgaacttttaatcttttatttcatatattataaacattataccactaaatcaatttttttttcaaaagatgatATCATTTCtaccaaaaggaaaaaatactCCTGTTATGAATAAGATatttagattatatttatataataaagttCAAATATTCTACCAAttgatttatttagaaaattgatGGAGCTATTGACAAACAATATGCtttatttcaaaagtttttacaGAATATTTCTTACAAGCTTATGTTTTTACAAATGATCTAGGAGAAGAATTTCCTACTATAAAATTCATACTAgatcatgaaccatttgatGTAACAAGTATTGAATGAGGTTTTGTCAAAGATATAGTTGTGcaaaacttttcttttcatttagtAAAAGATTTTCTAGCTATAATTAAAGCTGTATTACAAAACATCATAAACAATGAtgatttttattactattttcatatAGAAATTAGTAGTTTTATTGGTATAgctgaataataaaaatttcatcagcCATATCAAATTTGGATTATCCAAAAGATAGTTGAAAACCCCCAATTATCAGCCGTAAATGAGGACAAAGATCATTTGGCAACAACCAttgattattgttttaaattaccaggttattatcaaattcaagttggatttgatttaataaataaagcCAAATTTCTACTCCAACAAAAGGATTATCAATTTTGGACCGAAGAAGAATATTGGCATGCGAAACTGGAAACAACCaggaagaaaaagatgaaaggtCTCTGAGGTTATTAAAAAAGATAGCTGATATGGACATTGAAGATTTTTCATCCTACATTCTAGAACAAATTAGAAGCACGTGGGATGATTGGAACTCACCAAGATCTTCATTTAATTCTTTACATCTAGATGAGATTAAAGAAATGAATCTCAACAATATGCAAGAAGGTTGAAGTCAACAAAGATGACAACCTAAAAGAAAGGCAATCCATATACCAACAAAAAGTTTGGCAAAGTGGAAGTCATCATGATGGAAGCAAccattaatgataattaaagaCATCCATATGCAGACAAAAAGTCTTGCAACGTGGAAGCTATCATCAAAATAATGATGACGCAAGCAATGATGGAAGCAACCATGACACAAGCAGTGATGGAAGCGGCCATTAATACAAGCATGTAACGTGGAAACAACCATGACTATGCAATTAAAGAAGCAAAAAGACATGGGACGTGGAAGCAATCACATCTATGAAGAATTGGATCCTTATCAGGACTAGTGTTCgggattcaaaatacaattgtatagaatttttagaattcctctataaatagagaggaAAGATCAATTGTAGAGACATCTTGTAAATTACCAAATTCTTTActttttagttttctcttttgtaaatatttcctTTTGTAATAAAAAAGTCTATATTTTGCAAGACTTTTTGTCTGCATATGGATGtctttaattatcattaatggTTGCTTCCATCATGATGACTTCCACTTTGCCAAACTTTTTGTTGGTATGTGGATTTCCTT
This sequence is a window from Gossypium raimondii isolate GPD5lz chromosome 5, ASM2569854v1, whole genome shotgun sequence. Protein-coding genes within it:
- the LOC105769971 gene encoding uncharacterized protein LOC105769971 — encoded protein: MDLWAVHLKNANPGNPPASASLLLKRNSIPERPNSCKVSNFGVLPIGVSRTCLPSSSIRSFTVTSMAKNNNHDSSSSPSSGNGDQSIPDRDSSRRNNSSESNKSNGDASQKFLDVNTNWREFRAMLYNNYQVEKTDSVAQGGTPHVSKPLGPKWAHPLSVPETGCVLLATEKLDGVRTFERTVVLLLRSGTRHPQEGPFGVVINRPLHKKIKHMKPNNNELATTFADCSLHFGGPLEASMFLLKVGKKSKIGGFEEVIPGLCFGARNSLDEAAELVKRGTLKSEDFKFFVGYAGWQLDQLREEIESDYWHVAACSPHLIFGDSSDSWSESLWKEILQEMGGHYSELSRKPKEDI